The Helicobacter sp. 11S03491-1 genome includes a region encoding these proteins:
- the ccoG gene encoding cytochrome c oxidase accessory protein CcoG, which produces MEMLARIYRKKRYLVYFIITIISIGLPFITINGNHIFLLSFDHMELHLMGVVFNVQEFYLLPFLLIILFVGIFFMTTLGGRVWCGWSCPQTIFRVIYRDLIETKLLGLRKKISNKQEKPKFNIFSNDIKKIVGILIFSIIGLSASAVFLFYFVPPEDFFTYLASPLDHKILLVFWFCIAAFLIFDITFIAENFCIYMCPYARVQSVLYDDDTIMAIYDEKRGGHIYDPNGNKILQAPKKRDVNAECIACEKCVQVCPTHIDIRKGMQLECINCLECADACTAVMGKLGKPSLVQWSSPNSIETKTKVKYFRFRTIGYMVVLVLVFIILLIMGGEKEKMLLNITRTTELYEIKSGGKVDNDYIFLFQNTDKKDHLYSFRITNTDDIEIIRPYKDILLRAGNKMKVVVILRAKKSMGENTNTDATIPIIVEAFASDDPKIKVERKTVFVYPREDLLKDK; this is translated from the coding sequence ATGGAAATGCTTGCTCGTATTTATAGAAAAAAGCGTTATTTGGTTTATTTTATCATTACAATTATTTCTATTGGATTGCCTTTTATTACAATCAATGGTAACCATATTTTTTTATTATCTTTTGATCATATGGAACTTCATCTTATGGGCGTTGTTTTTAATGTCCAAGAATTTTATTTATTGCCTTTTTTATTGATTATTTTGTTTGTGGGTATATTTTTTATGACGACATTAGGAGGTCGGGTGTGGTGTGGTTGGAGCTGCCCACAGACGATCTTTCGTGTGATTTATCGAGACTTGATTGAAACAAAGCTTTTGGGTCTGCGCAAGAAAATATCTAACAAACAAGAGAAGCCTAAATTTAATATTTTTTCTAATGATATAAAGAAGATTGTTGGCATCTTGATTTTTAGTATTATCGGGCTGAGTGCTTCAGCAGTATTTTTATTTTATTTTGTTCCTCCTGAGGACTTTTTTACTTATTTGGCTTCTCCTTTAGATCATAAAATTTTGCTTGTATTTTGGTTTTGTATTGCTGCATTTCTTATTTTTGATATTACTTTTATCGCTGAAAATTTTTGTATTTATATGTGTCCTTATGCCAGGGTACAATCAGTTCTTTATGATGATGATACGATTATGGCTATCTATGATGAGAAACGCGGAGGGCATATTTATGATCCTAATGGTAATAAAATCCTACAAGCGCCTAAAAAGAGAGATGTAAATGCAGAATGTATTGCTTGTGAAAAATGTGTCCAAGTCTGCCCTACACATATTGATATACGCAAGGGAATGCAATTAGAATGTATCAATTGTCTTGAATGCGCAGATGCTTGCACAGCTGTTATGGGTAAATTGGGCAAACCTTCATTGGTGCAATGGAGTTCTCCTAATTCTATAGAGACAAAAACTAAAGTCAAATATTTTAGATTCCGGACAATTGGGTATATGGTTGTTTTGGTTCTTGTATTCATTATATTGCTTATTATGGGGGGTGAAAAGGAAAAAATGCTTTTGAATATTACACGCACTACTGAACTTTATGAGATTAAAAGTGGAGGTAAGGTTGATAATGACTATATCTTTTTATTCCAAAATACAGACAAAAAAGACCATTTGTATTCTTTTAGAATTACAAATACAGACGATATAGAGATTATACGCCCTTACAAAGATATACTTTTGAGGGCAGGGAACAAGATGAAAGTGGTGGTTATTTTGCGAGCAAAAAAATCTATGGGAGAGAATACCAACACAGATGCTACAATACCTATTATTGTTGAGGCATTTGCCAGTGATGATCCCAAAATTAAGGTAGAGAGGAAAACCGTCTTTGTTTATCCTCGTGAGGATTTATTGAAGGATAAGTGA
- a CDS encoding vacuolating cyotoxin family protein has product MEFHQADRKSYLYYLKYQNKFRNTAIKNVKNIGFRILFLVFITALLSIKTLYGLTNVTSNFTSLASGSWNDDGVVNGWAGYSTYTYSPTYSFGNHTLTFQGHNSPSDGRGGGYVGKQYVTINAGKVILDTNSDLKVGSWGAGNAATITFNAPVSMNQGSSISITGSSAVTFSKGLSGTGAIYADGSLNVSTSFQAQYIRMGEGKTVNALGVGSGQEIQIETLTNSHSGLLAFYTSTLDTHAKVTLNMINISNYGGGRSIFVNTHGYGDIVLNGPLWVNGSAGGSGLSGSTATFKLNGKDITFSQDVRLGYYNKLIASGEGSFNAKKIYVGGGVAAGGDSILDFQGMKGSTTIQTLELITASIYGKNFNITNLIEHKGASRSVFYTNIGTSTIGTLTLDVGGSNADNTILEFRGGGDSLHITTADIKSWAILDASKINKLTIDTLKSSYATIQAKELVLNNADFSDNKTYLYADTTTSNGTISLNNGAELWLKSGQSFSADTLNMDNNSKLYAASNNGGMSGATTIKHILFNNSQIYANNLMTDDITIKNNASVFLSNGSSYTNRGDLNIADGSSLGINGGDFVNDGKLNIILGDDPAKNAQNLINVLNGSFTFDMTQYDTGKKDPYAADTNTTIKAPKAQINVSINPVGIEVGKTYNLLTTANGIKFKDNNAVYDSNTTQYNTYKAQLNQRIFFNTTDGSPLAVKYWMSDDDRSIGFLYDNGKHYVDATPFIKPGVWVFGIGQGSAAFGSIGGIPGASGLAKDYTLVLQAQKFHNNITNQDENTVYYLQNLSYNNYGNRSAKFTIDASGSDFALGKNQDIGGTGGVVNIGPYNAKSTMLIKAENIFLGGTINLGDGGLISGHLELQSNGKVLGDDPSSVINIKNHSGLKAIGGNTFQYAGIINLSGNQTVTDEVGLDLSAISGSISIGTLNATAARPNSVDPNAGIKMKNFVINNLKVYNGNGGLINNFYSEFTTNIGTSTIKNLTLVAGTSGLNQSGLIFSNGGEKLTIERANIGSWSFLDASKITDTVITKELDLPYSGKIVFGPDDKHGAMFHNLTLEEGAVMNYGGSSDLSINGNFLNQNALINITPNGNEIKPVSVKGNATFYFDESKTNENGKAPALIKVNNVNGLNFNQTYTLFEAGGTITYIDKNVSGKEISSTPTDNPNQDQKATNNLLYSEMADRILLLSNGKEMAGVDISVDNKKISFIINENDLKNPYDPNDIRYWFYKKGGQEWINKIDDTGSEIMPWFQTLMIDKHSSFWAKNQVLSNDLGYFIHLGNQLKSTINQLSSVSRKNNSTAAIRLATDVSKTNRLVKLSSTQSDMPTFADMLRELKGKHFADAKNNGIGLIYKYANRSTYKNNLWATAIGAASFVDGGNSTLYGVNVGYDRFINNVIVGGYVAYAQGEYTGDIIRNRSYNANAGFYTRAYVGDSEFDFSISETVGINKEKLYSQEEVFQPLNQKYHYETYTTNINLNYGYVFGINDKSIVLKPQIGLSYYFIGATKFSGDVFNPSNEDLRVQANADKKQDITLNLAVETRQYLNHSSYWYFIAGVSRDLFLKSKGDQEVRFIGNNTLSYKKGDGFNTYGSVTAGGEMELFRRIYINLGLGAKAGIAYKDININGNVGMRYVF; this is encoded by the coding sequence ATGGAATTCCATCAAGCAGATAGAAAATCTTATTTATACTATTTAAAGTATCAAAATAAATTTAGAAATACTGCTATAAAGAATGTGAAAAATATAGGGTTTAGAATTCTATTTTTAGTATTTATCACTGCTTTATTGTCTATCAAAACTCTTTATGGTCTTACAAACGTAACAAGTAATTTTACCAGTTTAGCTTCAGGCAGTTGGAATGATGATGGGGTTGTAAATGGTTGGGCGGGGTATAGCACTTATACTTATTCGCCTACTTATAGTTTTGGGAATCATACTCTGACTTTTCAAGGTCATAATTCTCCATCAGATGGTCGGGGAGGGGGTTATGTAGGGAAGCAATATGTAACCATCAATGCAGGCAAGGTTATTTTAGACACTAATTCTGATCTCAAAGTTGGAAGTTGGGGGGCAGGGAATGCTGCAACCATTACCTTCAATGCTCCTGTTAGTATGAATCAAGGAAGCTCTATTAGTATTACGGGGAGTTCGGCTGTAACATTCTCAAAGGGATTAAGCGGAACGGGTGCTATTTATGCAGACGGTAGTCTCAATGTCTCTACAAGTTTCCAAGCCCAATACATTCGCATGGGCGAAGGTAAGACAGTAAATGCATTGGGTGTAGGTTCAGGACAAGAGATTCAAATAGAGACTCTGACTAATTCTCATTCCGGTCTTTTAGCATTTTATACATCGACATTAGATACTCATGCAAAAGTTACTCTTAATATGATTAATATTAGTAATTATGGGGGTGGGAGAAGTATATTTGTCAATACTCATGGTTATGGAGATATTGTATTAAATGGTCCTCTTTGGGTTAATGGAAGCGCAGGGGGATCCGGACTCTCAGGTTCAACAGCGACTTTTAAACTCAATGGAAAAGATATCACTTTTAGCCAAGATGTGAGGCTTGGGTATTATAATAAACTTATTGCTTCAGGGGAAGGCAGTTTTAATGCCAAAAAAATTTATGTCGGTGGCGGAGTAGCTGCCGGGGGTGATTCGATATTGGATTTTCAAGGCATGAAGGGCAGCACTACAATCCAAACTCTGGAACTTATCACCGCAAGTATCTATGGCAAAAATTTCAATATCACTAACCTTATAGAGCACAAAGGAGCTTCAAGATCTGTTTTTTATACTAATATTGGTACAAGTACTATAGGTACTCTTACACTTGATGTTGGTGGTAGCAATGCAGATAATACAATTCTAGAGTTTAGAGGAGGAGGGGATTCTCTTCATATTACTACAGCTGACATCAAGAGTTGGGCTATCTTGGATGCTTCTAAAATTAACAAACTTACTATTGATACGCTCAAGTCTTCATATGCCACAATACAAGCAAAAGAGCTTGTGCTAAACAATGCAGATTTTAGTGATAACAAAACCTATCTCTATGCTGACACCACTACATCTAATGGCACTATATCGCTTAATAATGGCGCAGAGTTGTGGCTAAAAAGTGGTCAAAGTTTTAGTGCAGATACTCTGAATATGGATAATAATTCTAAATTATATGCTGCAAGCAATAATGGAGGGATGAGTGGGGCTACAACCATCAAACATATTCTTTTTAACAATTCTCAAATTTATGCGAATAATCTTATGACAGATGATATTACGATTAAAAATAATGCAAGTGTGTTTTTAAGCAATGGGAGTTCTTATACCAATCGGGGGGATTTGAATATTGCAGATGGAAGTTCTTTGGGAATCAATGGGGGTGATTTTGTCAATGATGGGAAATTAAATATTATATTAGGTGATGATCCTGCCAAAAATGCTCAAAATCTCATCAATGTTCTGAATGGTTCTTTTACATTTGATATGACCCAATATGATACAGGAAAAAAAGATCCTTATGCAGCAGATACCAACACTACCATAAAAGCTCCAAAAGCCCAAATTAATGTGAGTATCAATCCTGTAGGGATTGAAGTAGGCAAAACTTACAATCTCCTTACAACTGCAAATGGAATTAAATTTAAAGACAATAATGCAGTTTATGATTCAAACACAACTCAATACAATACTTACAAAGCCCAACTCAACCAAAGAATATTTTTTAATACAACAGATGGAAGTCCTTTGGCTGTAAAGTATTGGATGAGTGATGATGATCGAAGCATAGGATTTTTATATGATAATGGCAAACATTATGTAGATGCCACTCCTTTTATTAAGCCCGGAGTTTGGGTATTTGGAATCGGGCAAGGAAGCGCAGCATTTGGTTCTATAGGGGGAATACCCGGAGCAAGTGGGTTAGCAAAGGATTATACCCTTGTGCTGCAAGCCCAAAAATTTCATAATAATATTACCAATCAAGACGAAAATACAGTGTATTATCTTCAAAATCTTAGTTATAACAATTATGGCAATAGAAGTGCGAAATTTACAATTGATGCAAGTGGGAGTGACTTTGCCTTAGGAAAAAATCAAGATATAGGCGGGACAGGTGGGGTTGTCAATATCGGTCCTTATAATGCCAAATCTACAATGCTCATTAAAGCAGAGAATATCTTTTTGGGAGGGACAATCAATTTGGGTGATGGAGGTTTGATAAGTGGTCATCTTGAGCTGCAATCAAATGGCAAAGTTTTAGGAGATGATCCAAGTTCTGTAATCAATATAAAAAATCACTCCGGTTTGAAAGCTATAGGCGGCAACACTTTTCAATATGCCGGGATTATTAATCTCTCCGGTAATCAGACTGTAACTGATGAGGTAGGGTTAGATTTGAGTGCTATAAGTGGTTCTATTAGTATTGGTACACTGAATGCTACAGCTGCCAGACCCAATAGTGTAGATCCTAATGCCGGGATAAAAATGAAAAATTTTGTCATTAATAATTTAAAAGTTTATAATGGCAATGGAGGCTTGATTAATAATTTCTATTCAGAATTTACTACAAACATCGGGACATCTACCATTAAAAATCTCACATTAGTAGCAGGGACAAGTGGATTAAATCAGTCAGGTTTGATTTTTAGCAATGGGGGAGAGAAACTCACCATTGAGAGGGCAAATATCGGATCATGGTCATTTTTAGATGCAAGTAAGATTACAGATACTGTAATCACTAAAGAGCTTGACTTGCCTTATTCCGGGAAAATTGTATTTGGGCCGGATGATAAACATGGCGCTATGTTTCATAACCTTACTTTAGAGGAGGGGGCGGTGATGAACTATGGGGGCAGTAGTGATTTGAGTATTAATGGAAATTTTTTAAACCAAAATGCTCTGATTAATATCACTCCCAATGGAAATGAGATTAAACCTGTAAGCGTTAAAGGAAATGCAACTTTTTATTTTGATGAGAGTAAGACAAATGAAAATGGAAAAGCTCCTGCTTTGATTAAAGTAAATAATGTCAATGGACTTAATTTCAATCAAACTTATACTCTTTTTGAAGCGGGAGGAACAATTACTTATATTGATAAAAATGTTAGTGGTAAAGAGATTTCATCTACCCCTACAGACAATCCCAATCAAGATCAAAAAGCCACCAATAATCTTCTTTATAGTGAAATGGCTGATAGAATTTTGCTTCTTAGTAATGGAAAAGAAATGGCAGGGGTTGATATTAGTGTTGATAATAAGAAAATTTCATTTATTATCAATGAGAACGATTTGAAAAATCCCTATGATCCCAATGATATTCGTTATTGGTTTTATAAAAAGGGTGGGCAAGAGTGGATTAACAAGATCGATGATACAGGGAGCGAAATTATGCCATGGTTCCAAACCTTAATGATAGATAAGCATAGTTCTTTTTGGGCAAAAAATCAAGTTCTCAGTAATGATTTGGGGTATTTTATCCATTTGGGCAATCAGCTTAAAAGCACTATTAATCAACTTTCCTCTGTGAGTCGTAAGAATAATTCTACTGCAGCTATTAGGCTTGCTACAGATGTCAGCAAAACGAATCGATTGGTAAAACTCTCCAGCACTCAATCAGATATGCCTACTTTTGCAGATATGCTTCGAGAATTGAAGGGTAAGCATTTTGCTGATGCCAAAAACAATGGCATAGGACTTATTTATAAATATGCTAATCGTAGTACTTATAAAAATAATTTATGGGCAACTGCTATTGGAGCAGCAAGTTTTGTAGATGGGGGGAATAGCACACTCTATGGAGTGAATGTGGGTTATGATAGGTTTATTAATAATGTCATTGTAGGTGGGTATGTAGCTTATGCACAAGGGGAATATACAGGAGATATTATTCGCAATCGTTCTTATAATGCCAATGCAGGTTTTTATACAAGGGCTTATGTAGGTGATAGCGAATTTGATTTTTCTATAAGTGAGACTGTGGGGATCAATAAAGAAAAACTCTATTCTCAAGAGGAAGTTTTCCAACCATTGAATCAAAAATATCATTATGAAACTTATACAACTAATATCAATCTCAATTATGGCTATGTCTTTGGAATCAATGACAAATCTATTGTTTTGAAACCTCAAATTGGGCTGAGTTATTATTTTATTGGTGCAACAAAGTTTTCAGGAGATGTTTTTAATCCAAGCAACGAGGATTTACGTGTTCAAGCAAATGCAGATAAAAAACAAGATATCACTCTTAATCTGGCGGTTGAAACAAGACAATATCTCAACCACTCCTCTTATTGGTATTTTATTGCCGGAGTAAGCAGAGATCTTTTCCTTAAGTCTAAAGGAGATCAAGAGGTGCGATTTATCGGCAATAATACATTGAGCTACAAGAAAGGTGATGGGTTCAATACATATGGTTCTGTGACTGCAGGAGGAGAAATGGAGCTTTTTAGAAGAATTTATATCAATCTGGGATTGGGTGCAAAAGCCGGGATTGCTTATAAAGATATTAATATTAATGGCAATGTGGGTATGCGTTATGTATTCTAG